A region from the uncultured Draconibacterium sp. genome encodes:
- a CDS encoding FtsX-like permease family protein, with protein sequence MNTELFISRRLFFDKANKKLLSQRIIRIALAGIALGLTVMIIAVAVVTGFKKEIRNKVIGFGSHIQIINYDSNNSYETSPISVNQPFLDDIKMLPGIESIQPYATKPGMIKTEEYIQGIVFKGVNHNYNWQFFAKHLVGGRLPNLNDSSRTNEVLLSEQVAKLLRLQHNDRVVLYFITGDETIPRMLQLQVCGLYRTGFEEFDQLFIVGDLKHIQRLNDWQPTQITGFEVSTTNFFDIDNIEQDIRNTIISYRAENAEIVRTQSITRVYPQIFDWLSILDMNVWVILALMVMVAAFNMVSGLLVLILERATMIGVLKAMGSPNWSIRKVFVYLSVFLTGRGLLWGNAIGISVVLLQMAFHVIRLNPESYYVDFVPMNFSLMHLLLLNLGTIVITSLILIIPSWFISKISPDKVIRFD encoded by the coding sequence TTGAATACCGAACTCTTTATATCGCGCCGGCTTTTTTTTGACAAAGCAAATAAGAAGCTATTATCGCAGCGCATAATACGCATTGCGCTGGCGGGTATAGCTTTGGGCTTAACGGTTATGATTATTGCAGTAGCTGTAGTTACCGGTTTTAAAAAAGAAATTCGCAATAAGGTAATTGGCTTTGGTTCGCATATTCAAATCATCAATTACGACTCGAACAACTCGTACGAAACCAGCCCGATTTCGGTAAACCAACCTTTTCTGGATGATATTAAAATGCTTCCGGGCATAGAAAGCATACAGCCTTATGCCACAAAACCGGGCATGATAAAAACGGAGGAATACATACAGGGTATTGTTTTTAAAGGTGTAAACCACAACTACAACTGGCAGTTTTTTGCCAAACACCTGGTTGGAGGAAGGCTCCCCAACCTTAACGACAGTAGCCGAACAAATGAAGTGCTGTTGTCGGAGCAAGTTGCAAAGCTTTTGCGTCTACAGCATAACGACCGCGTTGTTCTGTATTTTATTACCGGAGATGAAACCATACCGCGAATGCTACAATTGCAGGTTTGCGGATTGTATCGTACTGGGTTTGAAGAGTTCGACCAGCTGTTCATTGTTGGCGACTTAAAACATATTCAGCGACTTAACGACTGGCAACCCACCCAAATTACAGGTTTTGAAGTAAGCACCACCAATTTTTTTGACATTGACAACATTGAGCAAGACATACGCAACACCATAATCAGCTACCGCGCTGAAAATGCAGAAATTGTAAGAACCCAAAGTATTACGCGGGTGTACCCGCAAATTTTTGATTGGCTCTCCATTCTCGATATGAATGTATGGGTAATTCTTGCTCTAATGGTTATGGTGGCTGCTTTTAACATGGTGTCGGGTTTGCTGGTTTTAATACTGGAACGAGCCACCATGATTGGTGTGCTTAAAGCAATGGGAAGCCCAAACTGGAGTATTAGAAAAGTTTTTGTATACCTCTCTGTTTTTTTAACCGGCCGCGGATTGCTATGGGGCAATGCTATCGGTATTTCGGTTGTTTTACTGCAAATGGCGTTTCATGTTATTCGTTTAAATCCCGAATCGTATTATGTGGATTTTGTGCCCATGAACTTTTCGTTAATGCACCTACTGTTGCTTAACCTCGGAACCATTGTAATTACCTCGCTGATACTGATTATTCCAAGCTGGTTTATTTCAAAAATTTCGCCTGACAAGGTAATTCGTTTTGATTAA